In one Bacillus sp. PK3_68 genomic region, the following are encoded:
- the pyrE gene encoding orotate phosphoribosyltransferase has product MLNKEIAEKLLDIQAVFLQPSEPFTWSSGIKSPIYCDNRLTLSYPETRKTIAKGLVSLIEEHYPEAQLIAGTATAGIPHAAWVSDLMDLPMCYVRSKAKGHGKGNQIEGKAEPGTKVVVVEDLISTGGSAITAVEALREAGCEVLGVVAIFTYELQAGKDKLEAANVTAHSLSSYSTLIEVAVEKEYVKESELETLREWQKNPANWK; this is encoded by the coding sequence ATGTTAAATAAAGAAATTGCAGAAAAGTTATTAGATATTCAAGCGGTCTTTTTACAACCAAGCGAGCCATTTACGTGGTCTTCCGGAATCAAATCACCAATCTATTGTGATAATCGCTTGACATTGTCTTATCCAGAAACAAGAAAAACGATCGCTAAAGGGCTCGTTTCGTTAATTGAGGAACATTATCCGGAAGCGCAGCTGATTGCTGGCACTGCGACAGCAGGTATTCCGCATGCTGCTTGGGTCAGCGACCTCATGGACTTGCCCATGTGCTATGTCCGTTCAAAAGCGAAAGGACACGGCAAAGGAAACCAAATTGAAGGCAAAGCAGAACCGGGAACAAAAGTAGTCGTCGTTGAAGATTTAATCTCTACAGGTGGAAGTGCCATTACAGCAGTGGAAGCTCTTCGTGAAGCGGGATGTGAAGTGCTCGGCGTCGTAGCAATCTTTACATATGAGCTGCAAGCAGGGAAAGACAAGCTGGAAGCAGCGAACGTGACCGCTCATAGTCTAAGTAGCTATTCTACCTTAATTGAAGTAGCGGTTGAAAAAGAGTATGTCAAAGAAAGCGAGCTGGAAACACTTCGCGAGTGGCAAAAGAATCCTGCTAACTGGAAATAA
- a CDS encoding cation-translocating P-type ATPase, which yields MNFHELRQEEVETKLQTSIQRGLTTEEAERRKNQYGSNELTEGKLPSAWLVFIRQFKDFMVLVLIAATVISALMGEYIDSAAIFAIIIINGVLGFLQERRAEKSLQALKELSAPQSLSLRDGEWKKIQSADIVVGDVLKFSAGDRIGADIRLLEATNLEIEESAMTGESVPVEKHASPLKGENPALADMKNMAFMGTLVTRGSGIGIVTATGMKTAMGNIASMLQSAERSETPLQRRLEQLGKILIAAALFLTVLVVGIGIVQGHELYTMLLTGVSLAVAAIPEGLPAIVTVALSLGVQRMIRQKAIVRQLAAVETLGCTTVICSDKTGTMTQNQMTVTDAWGGGKHWMISGKGYEPKGKFFEETTEITPSAEKSLYQLLTFGLLCNHAELKKKEKEYVVQGDPTEGALLTAAFKAGLSREQLAKTFTVEQEFPFDSKRKMMTVIIKDAQGQRFTVTKGAPDVLMGKSDYILWEEKRQVFSKLYRKKTEEMLQTLAGRALRVIAVAYKPLRATDTINDAAQAESGMTFIGMQGMIDPPRPEVKQAITECRQAGIRTIMITGDHKETAAAIAGDLGLADRQSDILDGQALSEMTEEEMEKAAEHTAVYARVSPEDKLKIVKALQKKGHIVAMTGDGVNDAPAIKAADIGIAMGITGTDVAKEASSLVLANDHFATIKAAVEEGRNIYENIRKFIRYLLASNVGEILVMLFAMILGMPLPLVPIQILWVNLVTDGLPALALGLDKAEEDVMKRPPRHPKEGVFARGLAWKIVSRGFLIGAATLVAFIIAYQQHSHNLVYAQTVAFATLVTAQLIHVFDCRSEKSVLARNPFGNMYLIAAVISSFLLMVAVIYIPQLQTIFHTVALAPREWLLVFGIGAIPTFLLAGSFFARKRK from the coding sequence ATGAATTTTCACGAGCTGAGACAAGAGGAAGTAGAGACGAAGCTTCAGACAAGCATTCAGCGCGGGTTAACAACAGAAGAAGCCGAAAGGCGAAAAAACCAATATGGCAGCAATGAGCTGACTGAGGGAAAGCTGCCTTCAGCCTGGCTGGTTTTTATTCGTCAGTTTAAGGATTTTATGGTTCTTGTGCTCATTGCAGCGACTGTCATCTCCGCTTTAATGGGAGAGTATATTGACTCCGCTGCAATCTTTGCCATTATTATTATTAATGGTGTACTTGGATTCCTGCAGGAAAGAAGAGCAGAGAAGTCCTTGCAGGCATTAAAAGAATTGTCCGCTCCGCAGTCGCTCTCTTTGCGTGATGGAGAATGGAAAAAAATACAGTCTGCCGATATTGTTGTGGGGGATGTATTGAAATTTTCCGCAGGAGATCGGATTGGGGCAGATATCAGGCTGCTTGAAGCGACTAATCTGGAAATTGAAGAATCTGCTATGACCGGAGAATCTGTTCCTGTTGAAAAGCATGCCTCTCCGCTGAAAGGAGAAAATCCGGCTCTTGCTGATATGAAAAATATGGCATTCATGGGTACGCTCGTTACACGTGGAAGCGGGATTGGTATAGTGACAGCGACGGGCATGAAAACAGCGATGGGAAACATCGCGTCTATGCTACAATCAGCCGAACGATCAGAAACACCATTGCAACGCCGATTGGAGCAGCTCGGAAAAATACTAATCGCTGCTGCCTTGTTTTTAACTGTTCTTGTGGTGGGAATTGGTATTGTTCAAGGGCATGAACTCTATACGATGCTATTGACAGGTGTGTCCCTTGCTGTTGCCGCTATACCGGAAGGGCTGCCGGCTATCGTTACCGTTGCATTGTCACTTGGCGTTCAGCGCATGATTAGGCAAAAAGCGATTGTCCGACAGCTAGCTGCTGTAGAAACACTTGGATGTACAACTGTCATTTGTTCAGATAAAACCGGTACCATGACTCAAAATCAAATGACGGTTACTGACGCATGGGGTGGCGGAAAACATTGGATGATTAGCGGGAAAGGCTATGAACCAAAGGGGAAATTTTTTGAAGAAACTACAGAAATCACTCCCTCAGCAGAGAAGAGTCTGTATCAGCTGCTCACATTTGGACTGTTATGCAACCACGCGGAATTAAAAAAGAAAGAGAAAGAATATGTGGTTCAGGGAGATCCGACAGAAGGAGCGCTTCTAACGGCAGCATTCAAAGCTGGATTGAGTCGCGAACAGCTTGCAAAGACTTTTACAGTGGAGCAGGAGTTTCCCTTTGATTCGAAAAGAAAAATGATGACCGTAATAATTAAGGATGCACAGGGTCAGCGTTTTACGGTTACAAAGGGAGCGCCGGACGTTCTAATGGGAAAGAGTGATTATATCTTATGGGAAGAAAAGAGACAGGTCTTCTCCAAATTATATAGAAAGAAAACGGAAGAAATGTTGCAAACCCTTGCAGGCAGAGCTCTGCGGGTTATCGCTGTTGCTTATAAGCCGCTGCGTGCGACAGACACAATTAATGATGCCGCACAAGCTGAGTCCGGCATGACATTTATCGGAATGCAGGGGATGATTGATCCACCGCGACCAGAGGTTAAGCAGGCAATCACAGAATGTAGACAGGCCGGCATCCGGACTATTATGATTACCGGGGATCATAAAGAAACGGCAGCAGCCATTGCCGGCGACTTAGGGCTTGCTGATCGTCAATCAGATATTCTAGACGGACAGGCGCTCAGTGAGATGACGGAGGAAGAAATGGAAAAAGCAGCGGAACATACAGCTGTGTATGCACGAGTTTCTCCGGAGGATAAGCTAAAAATTGTTAAAGCTTTGCAAAAGAAAGGGCACATTGTAGCCATGACTGGAGATGGGGTGAACGATGCTCCGGCGATTAAGGCGGCTGACATCGGGATAGCCATGGGGATAACGGGCACCGATGTCGCCAAAGAAGCTTCCTCATTAGTTTTAGCAAATGATCATTTTGCTACTATTAAAGCCGCTGTAGAAGAAGGCCGAAACATCTATGAAAATATCCGCAAGTTTATCCGGTACTTGCTGGCATCTAATGTCGGTGAAATTTTAGTGATGCTATTTGCGATGATTTTAGGTATGCCTCTGCCGCTCGTTCCGATTCAAATTTTATGGGTAAACTTAGTAACAGACGGCCTGCCAGCACTGGCTCTTGGCCTTGATAAGGCAGAGGAAGATGTGATGAAAAGACCGCCTAGGCACCCGAAAGAAGGTGTGTTTGCGAGAGGGCTTGCATGGAAAATTGTTTCCCGTGGATTTTTAATCGGTGCAGCGACACTTGTTGCTTTTATTATCGCCTATCAGCAGCACTCCCACAATTTGGTTTATGCTCAGACGGTGGCGTTTGCTACACTCGTAACGGCTCAATTGATCCACGTGTTTGATTGCCGAAGTGAAAAATCGGTACTGGCGCGCAATCCATTTGGCAATATGTATTTGATCGCAGCGGTTATCTCTTCCTTCTTGCTGATGGTTGCCGTTATTTATATACCTCAGCTTCAGACAATTTTCCATACAGTTGCTCTCGCACCAAGAGAATGGCTGCTCGTCTTTGGAATTGGAGCTATCCCGACATTTTTACTTGCAGGATCATTTTTTGCAAGAAAAAGAAAATAG
- the carB gene encoding carbamoyl-phosphate synthase large subunit, protein MPKRTDIESILVIGSGPIVIGQAAEFDYAGTQACLALKEEGYRVILVNSNPATIMTDTEIADAVYIEPITLEFVSRIIQKERPDAILPTLGGQTGLNMAVELAKAGVLEEYGVKVLGTELSAIEQAEDRDLFRQLMNELNEPVPESEIIHTLEEAYTFVEQIGYPVIVRPAYTLGGTGGGICTNEEELIETVTSGLKYSPVTQCLLEKSIAGFKEIEYEVMRDSNDNAIVVCNMENIDPVGVHTGDSIVVAPSQTLSDREYQMLRNSSLKIIRALGIEGGCNVQLALDPYSFQYYIIEVNPRVSRSSALASKATGYPIAKLAAKIAVGLTLDEMKNPVTGKTYACFEPALDYIVSKIPRWPFDKFESANRTLGTQMKATGEVMAIGRTLEESILKAVRSLESGVYHLELEDAKEASDALIEKRIRKAGDERLFYIGEALRRGVTIEAIHEWCQIDLFFLKKFSNIVEFEKEVAANRFDAETAQTAKEMGFADSTIAALWGISEKEVYDWRKENQIIPVYKMVDTCAAEFESATPYYYGTYEEENESIVTDRKKVVVLGSGPIRIGQGVEFDYATVHSVWAIKEAGYEAIIVNNNPETVSTDFSISDKLYFEPLTIEDVMHIIDLEQPEGVVVQFGGQTAINLAEKLVEHGVKVLGTSVEDLDRAENRDKFEQTLQSLGVPQPLGKTAFSVEAAVKIAEEIGYPVLVRPSYVLGGRAMEIVYKEAELLHYMKNAVKVNPEHPVLIDRYLTGKEIEVDAISDGTDVVIPGIMEHIERAGVHSGDSIAVYPPQQLTKEQKETIVDYTIRLAKGLNIVGLLNIQYVVSRGEVFVLEVNPRSSRTVPFLSKITNIPMANIATKAILGHSLQSQGYETGLAKEEKGVFVKVPVFSFAKLRRVDTTLGPEMKSTGEVMGKDTTVEKALYKGLVAAGIKIPTKGTVLMTVADKDKEEALELAKRFYNIGYKLLATHGTAQYLKDAGVPAETVSKIGAKGPDILDTIRSGEAQFVINTLTRGKQPARDGFRIRRETVENGIPCLTSLDTAEAILRVLESMIFSAESMPKTTASKKSEAVLL, encoded by the coding sequence ATGCCTAAACGTACAGATATTGAAAGCATACTAGTAATAGGATCAGGCCCGATTGTGATTGGCCAAGCTGCGGAGTTTGATTATGCTGGAACACAAGCTTGTTTGGCTTTAAAAGAAGAAGGTTACCGTGTAATCCTTGTTAACTCGAATCCAGCGACGATCATGACAGATACTGAAATCGCTGATGCTGTTTATATCGAACCGATCACATTAGAGTTTGTTAGTCGGATTATTCAAAAAGAGCGCCCGGATGCGATCTTACCGACACTCGGTGGGCAAACAGGCTTAAATATGGCTGTAGAACTTGCCAAAGCGGGTGTTTTAGAAGAGTACGGCGTGAAAGTGCTTGGAACAGAATTGTCAGCGATTGAGCAGGCAGAAGACCGTGATCTATTCCGACAGCTCATGAATGAATTGAATGAGCCGGTACCGGAGAGTGAAATTATCCATACGTTGGAAGAAGCCTATACGTTTGTTGAACAAATTGGCTATCCGGTTATTGTGCGTCCGGCTTATACGCTTGGCGGTACAGGCGGCGGAATCTGTACGAATGAAGAAGAGCTGATTGAGACGGTAACGAGCGGACTTAAGTACAGCCCTGTAACACAGTGTTTATTAGAGAAAAGCATTGCTGGTTTTAAAGAAATTGAGTATGAAGTGATGCGTGACTCCAATGACAATGCAATCGTCGTTTGTAACATGGAAAATATTGATCCGGTGGGAGTTCATACAGGCGATTCCATCGTAGTGGCGCCAAGCCAGACGCTAAGCGACCGTGAGTATCAAATGTTGCGGAATTCCTCCTTGAAAATCATTCGTGCGCTCGGTATTGAAGGCGGATGTAATGTGCAGCTTGCGCTTGACCCGTACAGCTTCCAATATTACATCATTGAGGTCAATCCGCGCGTCAGCCGTTCATCTGCCCTCGCTTCAAAAGCGACAGGCTATCCAATTGCCAAGCTTGCTGCAAAAATTGCTGTCGGCTTAACGTTAGATGAAATGAAAAACCCGGTAACAGGAAAAACATACGCTTGCTTCGAGCCAGCCCTTGATTATATTGTTTCAAAAATTCCAAGATGGCCGTTTGATAAATTTGAGTCCGCGAACCGTACACTTGGCACGCAGATGAAAGCAACAGGGGAAGTGATGGCCATCGGCCGCACGCTTGAGGAATCTATTCTGAAAGCTGTTCGTTCTCTTGAGAGCGGTGTGTATCATTTGGAGCTTGAAGATGCGAAGGAAGCAAGCGATGCGTTGATTGAAAAGCGTATTAGAAAAGCAGGAGACGAAAGACTCTTCTATATTGGTGAAGCGCTGCGCCGCGGTGTAACCATTGAAGCGATTCATGAGTGGTGCCAAATCGATCTATTCTTCTTAAAGAAATTCTCAAATATTGTCGAGTTTGAGAAAGAAGTAGCAGCGAACCGATTTGATGCAGAAACAGCACAAACAGCTAAAGAAATGGGCTTTGCTGATTCTACAATCGCTGCGCTTTGGGGCATAAGTGAAAAAGAAGTGTATGACTGGCGTAAAGAAAATCAAATTATCCCGGTTTATAAGATGGTAGACACATGCGCAGCTGAGTTTGAGTCCGCGACTCCGTATTATTATGGAACGTACGAGGAAGAAAACGAGTCGATCGTGACTGACCGCAAAAAGGTTGTTGTGCTTGGTTCTGGCCCGATCCGTATCGGCCAGGGCGTCGAGTTTGACTACGCGACAGTTCACTCTGTCTGGGCTATTAAAGAAGCCGGATACGAAGCGATCATCGTCAATAACAACCCGGAAACAGTGTCAACGGATTTTAGTATATCTGATAAGCTATACTTTGAACCGCTCACGATTGAAGATGTTATGCACATTATTGATCTGGAACAGCCGGAAGGTGTGGTGGTCCAATTTGGCGGACAAACGGCGATTAACCTGGCAGAAAAATTAGTTGAGCACGGCGTGAAAGTGTTAGGTACATCTGTTGAAGATCTTGACCGGGCAGAAAATCGTGATAAATTTGAACAAACTCTTCAATCGTTAGGGGTTCCACAGCCGCTTGGAAAAACAGCTTTCTCTGTTGAAGCCGCTGTGAAAATTGCCGAAGAGATTGGTTACCCGGTTCTTGTTCGTCCGTCTTATGTACTTGGCGGCCGGGCAATGGAAATCGTCTATAAAGAAGCGGAACTGCTTCACTACATGAAAAATGCCGTAAAAGTCAATCCAGAGCATCCAGTGCTCATCGACCGCTACTTAACTGGAAAAGAAATCGAAGTAGATGCGATTTCTGATGGCACAGATGTAGTCATTCCAGGCATCATGGAGCATATCGAGCGGGCAGGTGTTCACTCTGGTGACTCGATTGCGGTATATCCGCCACAACAATTAACAAAAGAGCAGAAAGAAACCATTGTCGATTATACGATTAGATTGGCCAAAGGCTTAAACATTGTTGGATTGTTAAATATTCAATATGTGGTTTCCAGAGGAGAAGTATTCGTGCTGGAAGTGAATCCGCGTTCAAGCCGAACTGTTCCTTTCCTTAGTAAAATTACGAACATCCCAATGGCGAATATTGCAACCAAAGCAATTCTGGGACACTCTCTCCAGAGCCAAGGCTATGAAACGGGTCTTGCAAAGGAAGAGAAAGGCGTATTCGTGAAAGTGCCGGTCTTCTCATTTGCTAAGTTGCGTCGCGTAGATACAACGCTCGGACCTGAAATGAAATCAACAGGTGAAGTAATGGGGAAAGATACAACAGTAGAAAAAGCTCTTTATAAGGGACTTGTCGCAGCCGGCATTAAAATTCCTACAAAAGGGACAGTCTTAATGACAGTAGCTGATAAAGACAAAGAAGAAGCGCTTGAATTAGCTAAACGGTTCTACAACATCGGCTATAAATTGCTTGCCACCCATGGCACAGCGCAATATTTGAAAGATGCTGGTGTACCTGCGGAAACAGTCTCTAAAATCGGGGCGAAAGGACCGGATATTCTTGATACGATCCGTTCGGGCGAAGCTCAGTTTGTCATCAACACATTAACAAGAGGCAAGCAACCTGCACGCGATGGTTTCCGGATTCGCCGTGAAACAGTAGAAAATGGAATTCCATGTTTAACTTCACTGGATACAGCAGAAGCCATTTTACGCGTACTAGAGTCAATGATTTTCTCAGCAGAATCCATGCCAAAGACAACTGCTTCTAAAAAGTCCGAGGCGGTGCTTCTATGA
- a CDS encoding carbamoyl phosphate synthase small subunit, which translates to MKKQLILEDGTVFAGKGFGSDKDIIGEVVFTTGMTGYQEILSDPSYCGQIVTFTYPLVGNYGINRDDFETINPAVKALIVKEAADFPSNFRSEMSLDEYLKMKQIPAISGVDTRKLTRIIRQYGTLKGAIVSMEEKAEDVIHRLRAAVLPTDQVDQVSTKSAYPNPGRGYRVVLMDFGMKHGILRELNNRDCDVIVVPHDTTAEEILQLNPDGIMLSNGPGDPKDVPHAIETVKKLIGKAPIFGICLGHQLFALASGADTFKLKFGHRGSNHPVKDLATGKTALTSQNHSYAVDEETIANTELEVTHIALNDGTVEGLAHKTYPAFTVQYHPEASPGPEDDNHLFDRFINMMKEHAGKELQHA; encoded by the coding sequence ATGAAAAAACAGCTGATTTTAGAAGATGGGACAGTCTTTGCTGGCAAGGGATTTGGCAGTGACAAAGATATCATTGGAGAAGTGGTCTTTACAACAGGAATGACTGGCTATCAGGAAATATTATCTGATCCGTCCTACTGTGGCCAAATTGTTACTTTTACGTATCCTTTAGTCGGAAATTACGGGATTAATCGCGATGATTTTGAAACAATCAACCCTGCTGTAAAAGCATTAATCGTTAAGGAAGCAGCTGATTTTCCATCAAATTTCCGCAGCGAAATGTCACTTGATGAGTATTTAAAAATGAAACAAATCCCAGCTATCTCCGGAGTGGATACAAGGAAATTAACAAGAATTATTCGTCAGTACGGAACATTAAAAGGCGCTATCGTTTCCATGGAAGAAAAAGCAGAGGACGTGATTCATCGCCTGCGGGCAGCTGTCTTGCCTACAGATCAAGTGGATCAGGTGTCTACGAAATCCGCTTATCCGAATCCGGGACGTGGCTACCGCGTGGTTCTTATGGATTTCGGTATGAAGCACGGCATCTTGCGTGAATTAAACAACCGTGATTGCGATGTGATCGTCGTTCCGCACGATACAACAGCTGAGGAAATCCTGCAATTGAATCCTGATGGGATTATGCTGTCCAACGGACCTGGAGATCCGAAAGATGTACCACACGCCATTGAAACAGTAAAAAAGCTGATTGGGAAAGCACCGATCTTCGGCATCTGTCTTGGCCATCAGCTGTTTGCTCTTGCATCTGGTGCAGATACGTTCAAATTGAAATTCGGACATCGCGGTTCCAATCATCCTGTGAAAGATCTAGCTACAGGAAAAACAGCTCTTACCTCTCAAAACCACAGCTACGCAGTGGATGAAGAGACGATTGCCAATACAGAATTAGAAGTCACTCACATTGCGTTAAACGACGGAACAGTTGAAGGTCTCGCTCATAAAACATATCCGGCCTTCACGGTTCAATATCATCCGGAAGCATCGCCAGGACCAGAGGATGACAACCACTTATTTGACCGCTTTATCAACATGATGAAAGAACATGCTGGGAAGGAGCTTCAACATGCCTAA
- a CDS encoding dihydroorotate dehydrogenase: protein MSRLETKLPGLTLKNPVMPASGCFGFGREFSELYDLSVLGAIMIKATTEEPRFGNPTPRVAETPAGMLNAIGLQNPGLEKVMEKEIPWLSQYEVPIIANVAGSQVEDYVEVARTISKSPHVQALELNISCPNVKTGGIAFGTVPETAKHLTKKVKEVSEVPVYVKLSPNVSNIVEMAKAVEDGGADGLTMINTLLGMRIDLRTGKPILANRTGGLSGPAIKPVAIRMIYEVSQQTNLPIIGMGGISTVEDIIEFYMAGASAVAVGTANFSNPFICPELIGELDDYLKANQIDHISELTGRSWGADGKRTYCCS, encoded by the coding sequence ATGAGTAGATTAGAAACGAAACTGCCCGGCCTAACATTAAAAAACCCGGTGATGCCTGCATCTGGCTGCTTCGGTTTTGGCCGTGAATTCAGCGAGCTCTATGATTTAAGTGTTCTCGGTGCAATCATGATTAAAGCAACGACGGAGGAGCCGCGCTTTGGTAATCCTACTCCACGTGTAGCAGAAACGCCGGCAGGAATGCTAAATGCTATTGGGCTGCAAAATCCGGGGCTGGAAAAAGTAATGGAGAAAGAAATCCCCTGGCTTTCACAATATGAGGTGCCGATTATTGCTAATGTAGCTGGCTCACAAGTAGAAGATTATGTGGAAGTTGCGCGCACGATTTCTAAGTCTCCCCACGTTCAAGCGCTGGAGCTGAATATTTCCTGCCCGAATGTGAAGACGGGTGGAATCGCATTTGGAACGGTGCCGGAAACAGCGAAACATTTAACTAAGAAAGTAAAAGAAGTGTCCGAGGTACCTGTTTACGTAAAGCTGTCCCCGAACGTATCAAATATTGTCGAAATGGCTAAAGCTGTAGAAGACGGCGGCGCCGATGGGCTGACAATGATTAATACACTGCTTGGCATGCGCATTGATTTAAGAACGGGCAAGCCGATACTCGCCAACCGGACAGGCGGTTTATCCGGTCCGGCAATTAAGCCGGTTGCTATCCGAATGATTTATGAAGTCAGCCAGCAGACAAACCTTCCGATTATTGGCATGGGCGGCATTTCAACGGTCGAAGATATTATTGAGTTTTACATGGCCGGCGCCAGTGCCGTAGCAGTTGGTACAGCAAACTTTTCTAATCCATTCATTTGCCCTGAACTGATTGGGGAATTGGATGATTATTTGAAAGCAAACCAGATTGATCATATAAGTGAATTAACAGGAAGGAGCTGGGGAGCGGATGGAAAAAGAACCTATTGTTGCTCTTGA
- a CDS encoding dihydroorotate dehydrogenase electron transfer subunit, translating to MIKKEWMTVVSQKNIAKNIYELTLQGELAQEMNEPGRFVHLKVSGQTMPLLRRPISIANIDQANSRFTMIYRAEGEGTKQLSEKKSGETVDVLGPLGHGFPVEEAQAGETAILVGGGIGVPPLYELSKRLNEKGVKTIHVLGFQTADVAFYEEQFSELGETYIATVDGSLGVKGFVTDAIRKFNLQADILYSCGPVSMLRALEELQLTKKGFISLEERMGCGIGACFACVCHTQNDPAGTEYRKVCSDGPVFPIGEVAL from the coding sequence ATGATTAAGAAAGAATGGATGACTGTTGTTTCTCAAAAAAACATTGCTAAGAATATATATGAGCTCACTCTCCAAGGTGAGCTCGCACAAGAGATGAACGAACCAGGCCGGTTCGTTCATCTTAAAGTAAGCGGACAAACAATGCCGCTGCTTCGCCGGCCAATTAGCATTGCAAACATTGACCAGGCGAACTCGCGCTTTACCATGATCTACCGTGCAGAGGGGGAGGGAACAAAGCAGCTCTCCGAAAAAAAATCGGGAGAAACAGTTGATGTGCTTGGGCCACTCGGTCATGGTTTTCCGGTTGAAGAGGCACAGGCGGGAGAAACAGCTATTTTAGTCGGGGGCGGCATTGGTGTACCGCCACTCTATGAATTGTCTAAACGGTTAAATGAAAAAGGTGTGAAAACCATTCATGTGCTCGGTTTCCAAACGGCAGACGTGGCATTTTATGAAGAACAGTTTTCTGAACTCGGAGAAACATACATTGCGACGGTAGATGGTTCGCTTGGCGTAAAAGGGTTTGTAACAGATGCGATTCGCAAATTTAATTTGCAGGCAGATATCCTGTATTCCTGCGGTCCAGTATCAATGCTCAGAGCGCTTGAGGAACTACAATTAACAAAAAAAGGATTTATTTCGCTAGAGGAACGGATGGGCTGCGGCATTGGTGCTTGCTTTGCCTGTGTGTGCCATACACAAAATGATCCAGCAGGTACTGAATATCGAAAAGTCTGCAGTGATGGACCCGTATTCCCAATAGGGGAGGTAGCTTTATGA
- the pyrF gene encoding orotidine-5'-phosphate decarboxylase codes for MEKEPIVALDFPNWEKTERFLQLFSNESLYVKVGMELYLQNGPTVIEKLKKMNHRIFLDLKLHDIPNTVQQAMKGLANLGVDMINVHAAGGEKMMAAAREGLEQGAAGNRPLLLAVTQLTSTSEKQMHSEQLIPVSLEESVLHYAKLTKAAGCDGVVCSVHEAARIGEVCGAEFLRVTPGIRLKEDEANDQQRIADPAGARVLGSSMIVVGRSITKATEPLKAYQKVKQQWGEMTNVK; via the coding sequence ATGGAAAAAGAACCTATTGTTGCTCTTGATTTTCCGAACTGGGAAAAGACAGAGCGTTTTTTACAGCTTTTTTCTAATGAGTCGCTGTATGTAAAAGTAGGTATGGAGCTTTATTTACAAAATGGCCCAACGGTGATTGAGAAGTTAAAGAAAATGAATCATCGGATTTTCTTAGATTTAAAGCTTCATGATATTCCTAATACCGTACAGCAGGCAATGAAAGGGCTCGCTAATCTTGGCGTCGATATGATCAATGTGCATGCAGCAGGCGGAGAGAAAATGATGGCAGCTGCCAGGGAAGGATTAGAGCAAGGAGCAGCAGGGAACAGGCCGTTGCTTTTAGCAGTTACCCAGTTAACCTCCACTTCTGAAAAACAAATGCATAGTGAACAGCTTATACCGGTTTCTTTGGAAGAATCGGTGCTTCATTATGCCAAGCTGACGAAGGCAGCCGGCTGTGATGGTGTCGTCTGTTCAGTCCATGAAGCAGCGCGTATCGGTGAAGTATGCGGAGCGGAATTCTTACGAGTGACACCGGGGATACGGCTGAAGGAAGATGAAGCGAACGACCAGCAAAGAATTGCTGACCCAGCAGGCGCGAGAGTGCTTGGTTCTTCAATGATTGTGGTAGGACGTTCCATTACGAAGGCGACTGAGCCGCTTAAAGCTTATCAAAAAGTAAAGCAGCAGTGGGGAGAGATGACGAATGTTAAATAA